TTTCGATTTCTTCACCTGTTTGTGGGTTACGGCCTTTACGAGCCGCACGCTCACGTACTTCAAAATTACCAAATCCAATAAGTTGTACTTTCTCGGATTTTTGAAGTGAACCAGTGATGACTTCAAAAACTGCATCAACAGCACTTGTTGCATCTTTTTTAGAAAGATCCGTTTTTTCAGCAACTGCATTGATAAGTTCTGTCTTATTCATACTATTCACCTCCTCCCAAACTTATAGTTGTGTTATTCCTTTTGTTGCACAATCATAAGCGTTTTATACGTCTACCCCAGTAATTCATGGGATAACAAGGCTTATGTTAAACGATAAAGCTTAATAATTCAACATTTTTTGCGTATTTCTTAGCATTTTTATTACTTTTTCACCTAAAAGTCCAGTAAAAAGTAAATCTAATGACATTTTATGGATAAATATACCATCTTTTTTTTGTGTTGTTAGTTAGCAATAAAACCCAGTGTTTTGACTTAACTTTCACACGTCATATTTAAAAATTGAAGGATAAATTTTTGTTAACGTCATTTTTAATGCTTAATAATATGAGACAATTTCATCATAAAATAGACCTATAAAATGACTCATGTAATGAATTTCTGAAAATTCTTACACATTCGAGTTGTACGTAAATAGAAAAATAACCCTCCAAAGAGAAGGGTTATAAAATAATTGCTATAAGTCCGCCAGATCCTTCATTTATTATCCTTTCTAGTGTTTCTTTTAACTTATACCTTGCATTCTCCGGCATAAGAGAAAGTTTAGCTGAAATCCCTTCTCTGACAATGGAATTTAGGGACCTTCCAAATATATCTGAATTCCAAATTGATAAGGGGTTTTCTTCAAAATCTTGCATTAGATACCGTACAAGTTCTTCACTCTGCTTCTCAGTACCTATAATTGGAGCAAATTCTGATTCTACATCAACTTTGATCATATGAATAGAAGGCGCCACAGCCTTTAAACGAACCCCAAACCTTGACCCCTGCCTTATGATTTCAGGCTCATCCAAGCTCATATCCTGTATAGTAGGAGCTGCAATTCCATAGCCAGTTTGTCTAACCATTGTGAGGGCATCTGCTACTTGATCATATTCAGATTTCGCATGCGCTAAATCTTGCATAAGCTCAAGTAGGTGATCTTTCCCTCTAATTTCTGTTCCTACTACTTCCATTAAAATTTGATCATATAAATCATCAGGAGCTCTCAGGTCTATTTCTGCCACTCCTTGACCCATCTCTATGCCAGACAGTGTTGCTTTTTCTATAAAATCGTAATTATAAAATTGGCCTACAACACGATCAACATCTCTCAGGCGTTTAATGTCTTTCACAGTTTCGCGTACCGATGTTTCATAATTCTCTCTTAACCAATGTTGCTCTTTTAATACCATGACCCAGCTTGGCAAATTAACATTCACTTCATGAACTGGAAATTCAAATAAAACTTCTCTCATCACTGTGTGAATATCATGCTCAGTCATACTTTCTATATTCATTGAGAGGACAGGAACATCATGATTTTCTTCTAATTGAGACCTCAACCCTTCAGTTTGTGGATTCGTGGGATGAATGGAATTAACAATCACAATAAAAGGTTTACCTACTTCTTTTAATTCGTCTATAACACGCTCTTCAGGTTCAACATAATCCGTTCGTGGAATTTCCCCAATAGAACCATCCGTTGTAATGACAACACCTAGTGTGGAATGGTCTTGAATAACTTTTCGTGTCCCAATTTCGGCTGCTTCTTGAAATGGAATAGCTTCTTCATACCAAGGGGTTTGAATCATTCTCGGACCATTTTCATCTTCATAGCCTTTAGCTCCTGCTACTGCATAACCCACACAATCTACAACACGTATATTCACATCTAACCCTTCATCCACATGAATCGAAACGGCTTGGTTAGGGACAAATTTAGGTTCTGTTGTCATAATTTGCTTACCAGCAGCACTTTGAGGCAGTTCATCTTGAGCTCTTGCCCGATCCGCTTCCGACTCAATATTCGGTATGACAGCCAATTCCATAAATTTCTTAATAAACGTTGATTTCCCCGTTCTCACGGAGCCGACAACACCGAGATAAATGTCACCACCTGTCCGTTCTGCAATATCTTTAAAGATATCCACCTTTTCCACAAAATCGCCTCCTGCTCAAATTCTAGGTAAACTCATTCCACTACTTACATAATTGAAGTTGAAATCATAGTCTCTATTACTCTATGATGTTGTCCAACGTTTATGACAAGGTTATTCAAAGATTTCAAGTTGAATAGAAAACTATCTCGTCTCCTTGGATATTTATGCCTTCCTCGAATAAATTAGAACGTCAAAAATAGTAGTTAGTTTTTCTCTCTTTTGTACCAGCCATTAACAACGTCTTTTACTTTCTCACTGACCTTTTCTAACTTGTGACTACGAACACCATCGTCTAACAAAGATAACTACTAAAGTTTACTAAGCTATAGCTTTGTACCAAATCAATTAGTCATGTTATTTAAACCATAAAAAAACATTTTCAACTGCTAACTATCACTAACAGTTGAAAATGCTCAGATCACCATAAACCTATTCTTCTATAAAACGAACCTTCAATCAGTGGGTGTTTTGGTTCTTCTCCAACTGATTGTTAGTTGAGTTAATCAGGACATTAGCGTCCGCTAGTTCCCGCGTATTTTTACCTCTCCAACCTATTTTGTTGAGCCTTTTAATTAAGGACGCTAATCTGTGATAAAAATGACTTCACCATTTTCCATCGTTTGTGGGATTGAATATACTGGTACAAAAGGGGAATGTGCTACAAGTAGCCATCTTAAATCGTCCCCTTCTTCAAATTCCCCTAAACCATACTCTTCAACGTAATGCTTAATATCAAGAGAATAATCAATCACAACAGTCCCATCTGTTTGCAAATAAAGAGGAAGTCTATGACTCGGATGAAAAGGACTCTCCACCACAGGGGCTTCATCATAATTTAATTTTTCGTGATCAAGTTGAAGTAATTCATTACCTATCACCATCTCAATCGGGGCGAAACTATGTTCACTTCGATACTGAAAGATCTTTCTTTCTAAGTCTTGAATCGCCCTCACGTTTCTAAGATCGATCAACTTCACTTCAGCTGTTTCTTCAGGATCCAC
The DNA window shown above is from Salipaludibacillus agaradhaerens and carries:
- a CDS encoding HU family DNA-binding protein translates to MNKTELINAVAEKTDLSKKDATSAVDAVFEVITGSLQKSEKVQLIGFGNFEVRERAARKGRNPQTGEEIEIPASNVPAFKPGKALKDAVK
- the spoIVA gene encoding stage IV sporulation protein A, giving the protein MEKVDIFKDIAERTGGDIYLGVVGSVRTGKSTFIKKFMELAVIPNIESEADRARAQDELPQSAAGKQIMTTEPKFVPNQAVSIHVDEGLDVNIRVVDCVGYAVAGAKGYEDENGPRMIQTPWYEEAIPFQEAAEIGTRKVIQDHSTLGVVITTDGSIGEIPRTDYVEPEERVIDELKEVGKPFIVIVNSIHPTNPQTEGLRSQLEENHDVPVLSMNIESMTEHDIHTVMREVLFEFPVHEVNVNLPSWVMVLKEQHWLRENYETSVRETVKDIKRLRDVDRVVGQFYNYDFIEKATLSGIEMGQGVAEIDLRAPDDLYDQILMEVVGTEIRGKDHLLELMQDLAHAKSEYDQVADALTMVRQTGYGIAAPTIQDMSLDEPEIIRQGSRFGVRLKAVAPSIHMIKVDVESEFAPIIGTEKQSEELVRYLMQDFEENPLSIWNSDIFGRSLNSIVREGISAKLSLMPENARYKLKETLERIINEGSGGLIAIIL